In Sedimentibacter sp. MB31-C6, one genomic interval encodes:
- a CDS encoding TetR/AcrR family transcriptional regulator, producing MNKKTSQGNKTKKRIIECARKLFVEKGYNNVTVDEIINEANSSKGGFYNHFEKKEDLIYSMVPMVDEIYIDFFKLTNNYQNTMEKITAFISYVFSIMEHEVGLEFMSVIYSSQIKDSNTVRFLTSPDREYNNRLKLLIDEAKENKEIYSDLSTDEITMILTTCIRGVIYDWCLRKGSFKLADYGMKLIYMILNQIKPQLTSF from the coding sequence GTGAATAAAAAAACCAGTCAGGGTAATAAAACGAAGAAAAGAATTATAGAATGTGCTAGAAAGTTGTTTGTGGAGAAGGGATACAACAATGTGACAGTGGATGAAATTATAAATGAAGCAAATTCTTCAAAAGGTGGTTTTTATAATCATTTTGAAAAAAAAGAAGATTTGATTTACAGTATGGTTCCAATGGTTGATGAAATATACATTGATTTTTTTAAGTTAACTAATAATTATCAGAACACAATGGAAAAAATTACGGCATTTATTAGTTATGTTTTTTCTATTATGGAACATGAAGTAGGACTGGAGTTTATGTCTGTAATTTATTCATCGCAGATTAAAGATTCAAACACTGTCAGATTTCTTACCTCACCTGATAGGGAATATAATAATCGTCTAAAATTATTAATAGATGAGGCAAAGGAAAACAAAGAGATATATAGCGATTTATCAACCGATGAAATTACTATGATTCTTACAACCTGCATTAGAGGTGTAATATATGATTGGTGTCTAAGAAAGGGTTCGTTTAAGCTTGCCGACTATGGTATGAAGCTGATATACATGATTTTAAATCAAATAAAGCCACAGTTAACAAGCTTTTAG
- the guaA gene encoding glutamine-hydrolyzing GMP synthase has product MILIVDFGAQYSQLIARRVREANVYCEIVPYTYTINKIKEKNPRGIILSGGPSSVYVENAPKITNEIFNLGVPVLGICYGGQFIAQEFGGKVKRADSREYGRVELNVLSDDKLFKDIPQDSLCWMSHTDYIEKAPENFEVIAKTETCPVCAMRNEDKKIYAVQFHPEVEHTEKGREILNNFLFNICCLESDWNMGNFCEDAIAQIKSQVGDKKALCAMSGGVDSSVAAVMVHKAIGSNLICVFVDHGLLRKNEGDEVEEVFKEKFNMNLIRVNAGERFLGKLAGVTDPETKRKIIGNEFIRVFEEEKQKLKDKFGHIDYLVQGTIYPDVIESGTSTASVIKSHHNVGGLPEDVDFELIEPLRQLFKDEVRQVGRELGIPEEIVERQPFPGPGLAIRTLGEITEDKLKIVREADFIFRDEIKKAGLQNKIWQYFAALPNIRSVGVMGDERTYSHTIALRAVTSTDGMTSDWARIPYDVLEKVSNRIVNEVDNVNRIVYDITSKPPATIEWE; this is encoded by the coding sequence ATGATACTAATAGTTGATTTTGGTGCACAATATAGTCAGCTCATAGCAAGAAGAGTTAGAGAAGCAAATGTGTATTGCGAAATAGTACCCTACACATATACAATTAATAAAATAAAAGAAAAAAATCCAAGAGGAATAATACTTTCAGGTGGACCATCAAGTGTTTACGTAGAAAATGCTCCCAAAATAACAAATGAAATATTCAACTTAGGAGTTCCAGTTCTAGGTATTTGTTATGGAGGACAATTTATTGCACAAGAATTCGGAGGCAAAGTTAAAAGGGCAGATTCTAGAGAATATGGCAGGGTAGAACTTAATGTATTGTCAGATGATAAATTGTTTAAGGATATACCTCAAGATTCATTATGTTGGATGAGTCATACTGATTATATAGAAAAAGCTCCAGAAAATTTTGAAGTAATTGCGAAAACAGAAACATGTCCAGTTTGCGCAATGAGAAATGAAGATAAGAAAATTTATGCTGTTCAATTCCATCCAGAAGTAGAACATACAGAAAAAGGAAGAGAAATATTAAATAATTTTCTATTCAATATATGTTGTTTAGAAAGTGATTGGAATATGGGAAATTTCTGTGAAGATGCTATTGCTCAAATAAAATCACAAGTTGGAGATAAAAAAGCACTCTGTGCCATGTCAGGTGGAGTAGATTCTTCTGTTGCAGCTGTAATGGTTCACAAGGCTATTGGTTCTAATCTGATATGTGTATTTGTTGATCATGGACTTCTCAGAAAAAATGAAGGCGATGAAGTTGAAGAAGTATTTAAAGAAAAATTCAATATGAATTTAATAAGAGTAAACGCTGGTGAAAGATTTTTAGGAAAATTGGCAGGCGTAACAGATCCTGAAACAAAGAGAAAAATCATTGGCAATGAATTTATAAGAGTATTTGAAGAAGAAAAACAAAAACTAAAAGATAAATTCGGACATATTGACTACTTAGTACAAGGTACTATTTATCCTGATGTAATTGAAAGTGGTACATCTACAGCTTCAGTAATAAAGAGTCATCACAATGTTGGAGGACTTCCAGAAGATGTTGATTTTGAATTAATAGAACCATTAAGACAACTTTTCAAAGATGAAGTAAGACAAGTAGGTAGAGAACTTGGAATTCCAGAAGAAATTGTTGAAAGACAACCGTTCCCTGGACCAGGTCTTGCAATTCGTACATTAGGAGAAATAACAGAAGATAAATTAAAAATAGTAAGAGAAGCAGACTTTATATTTAGAGATGAAATAAAAAAGGCAGGTCTTCAAAACAAAATATGGCAATACTTCGCTGCACTTCCAAACATCAGAAGCGTTGGTGTTATGGGAGACGAAAGAACATACTCTCACACAATTGCCCTAAGAGCAGTAACATCAACAGACGGTATGACATCAGACTGGGCACGTATACCATATGATGTATTAGAAAAAGTATCAAACAGAATTGTTAATGAAGTTGATAATGTGAATAGGATTGTTTACGACATTACAAGCAAGCCACCTGCTACAATTGAGTGGGAGTAG
- the gcvH gene encoding glycine cleavage system protein GcvH encodes MKVLKELIYSDLHEWVKIEGNIAYIGISDYAQNLLGEIVYADLPDIDTVVERGDQFIVLESEKDASDIFAPLSGTVAEINEELIDNPGLINESPYEAWIVALEMTLPAEADDLLSPDDYEKLFE; translated from the coding sequence ATGAAAGTGCTAAAAGAATTAATTTACTCAGATTTACATGAGTGGGTGAAGATAGAGGGTAATATTGCATATATTGGAATTTCAGATTATGCACAAAATTTATTAGGAGAAATAGTATATGCTGATTTACCAGATATAGATACAGTAGTTGAAAGAGGAGATCAATTTATAGTTCTAGAATCAGAAAAAGACGCATCAGATATATTTGCTCCTTTATCAGGAACTGTAGCAGAAATAAATGAAGAATTAATTGATAATCCGGGATTAATAAATGAATCACCTTATGAAGCTTGGATAGTTGCTTTAGAAATGACATTACCAGCAGAAGCAGATGATCTTCTTTCTCCCGATGACTATGAAAAGCTCTTTGAATAA
- a CDS encoding flavodoxin domain-containing protein, which yields MKILITYASNNKTTEICANMLKERLPEADIVNLSEQKPNVSLYDIIIIGSCVRFNCIHEDVKNFIGDNIDELMKKKTAIYLCCAFSEKANQYLLHNFPKKLLNKSFSIQCFGGRLKVKPYNLYDKFIMRTVVKNFKLDNRSFPDIDLKSISKMVDDITLAIEK from the coding sequence ATGAAAATTTTAATTACTTATGCAAGTAATAATAAAACTACTGAAATATGTGCAAATATGTTAAAAGAAAGATTACCTGAAGCTGACATAGTCAATCTTTCTGAACAAAAACCTAATGTCTCTTTATATGATATAATTATTATAGGTAGCTGTGTCAGATTTAATTGCATTCATGAAGATGTGAAAAACTTTATAGGAGATAACATTGATGAGTTAATGAAAAAGAAAACTGCAATATATTTATGTTGTGCCTTTTCAGAAAAAGCAAATCAATATCTTCTACACAACTTTCCTAAAAAACTTTTAAATAAATCTTTTTCCATCCAATGCTTTGGTGGTAGATTAAAAGTTAAACCATATAATTTATATGATAAATTTATTATGAGAACAGTTGTTAAAAATTTTAAACTTGATAATAGAAGTTTTCCTGATATTGATTTAAAAAGTATATCAAAGATGGTTGATGATATAACTTTAGCTATTGAAAAATGA
- a CDS encoding sodium ion-translocating decarboxylase subunit beta: MELIIDFWETTGFSQIFKLVELELFGFNLMLPGNLIMIGIACIFLYLAIKKGYEPYLLIPIAFGMLLVNLPLAGLMDGPLGDQNGGLLYYLYQGVDLGIYPPLIFLCVGASTDFGPLIANPRSMLLGAAAQFGIFFTFLGAIFLNQTGIVSFTGAEAASIGIIGGADGPTALYITSKLAPDLLGPIAIAAYSYMALVPIIQPPIMKALTTEEERKVKMQQLRPVSKTEKILFPIIVTIFTILVLPSAASLIGMLMLGNLFKESGVVPKLTETSTNSLMYIVTIFLGITVGAKASAVAFLNTKTLMIIILGLIAFSFGTATGVIFGKIMYKTSGGKINPLIGAAGVSAVPMAARVVQKEGQKYNPANFLLMHAMGPNVAGVIGSAVAAGLLLMFFG, encoded by the coding sequence ATGGAATTAATTATTGATTTTTGGGAGACGACTGGTTTTTCTCAAATATTTAAATTGGTAGAATTGGAATTATTCGGTTTTAATTTAATGTTACCAGGCAATTTAATAATGATAGGTATCGCATGTATATTTTTGTATTTAGCAATTAAAAAGGGTTATGAACCATATTTATTAATACCTATTGCTTTTGGTATGTTATTAGTAAATCTTCCATTAGCAGGACTTATGGATGGGCCTTTAGGGGACCAAAATGGAGGACTATTGTACTATTTATATCAAGGTGTTGATTTAGGAATTTATCCACCTCTTATATTCTTATGCGTAGGTGCAAGTACAGATTTTGGGCCATTAATAGCTAATCCAAGAAGTATGCTTTTAGGAGCCGCAGCACAGTTCGGAATATTTTTCACATTTTTAGGAGCGATTTTTCTTAATCAAACTGGTATCGTTAGCTTTACAGGTGCAGAAGCAGCATCAATTGGTATAATTGGTGGAGCAGATGGACCAACAGCATTATATATAACAAGTAAACTTGCTCCAGATTTGTTAGGGCCTATAGCAATAGCTGCATATTCTTATATGGCGCTAGTACCTATAATTCAACCACCTATTATGAAAGCCTTAACAACAGAAGAAGAAAGAAAAGTTAAAATGCAGCAGTTAAGACCTGTTAGTAAAACAGAAAAAATATTATTCCCAATAATTGTAACAATTTTCACTATATTAGTATTACCATCTGCAGCATCATTAATAGGTATGCTTATGCTTGGTAATTTATTTAAGGAATCAGGAGTTGTTCCAAAGCTTACAGAAACATCTACGAATTCTTTAATGTATATTGTAACTATATTTTTAGGTATAACAGTTGGTGCAAAGGCAAGTGCAGTTGCATTCCTTAATACTAAAACCCTTATGATTATAATATTAGGATTAATTGCATTTAGTTTTGGTACAGCAACAGGTGTTATATTCGGTAAAATTATGTATAAGACAAGCGGTGGAAAAATTAATCCGCTTATTGGAGCAGCAGGAGTATCAGCAGTACCCATGGCAGCTCGTGTTGTTCAAAAAGAAGGTCAAAAGTATAATCCAGCAAACTTCTTATTAATGCATGCAATGGGTCCAAATGTTGCAGGAGTAATTGGCTCAGCAGTTGCAGCAGGTTTGTTATTGATGTTCTTTGGTTAA
- a CDS encoding OadG family protein has product MFKGIAVDISDGLVVTLFSMAVVFVVLLAISYIIDLTHLFVKKSN; this is encoded by the coding sequence ATGTTTAAAGGAATAGCTGTAGATATATCTGATGGGTTAGTTGTAACTTTGTTTAGTATGGCAGTAGTATTTGTAGTCTTACTAGCAATATCTTACATAATAGATTTAACTCATTTATTTGTTAAGAAGTCTAATTAA
- a CDS encoding AEC family transporter yields the protein MENLIFSINVVLPLFLIMCLGTFLRKINIFNDSFLKTANKFAFKVLLPALLFNNIYNSEISKAVNLKLIIFAISIVIITIGALFIIIPKFEKDKRNIGVIIQGLFRSNIVLFGIPLCSNIFGESSVAVTSTLIGIIIPIYNFTAVIVLEMYSKDKLDIKRITINILKNPLIIGSMLGIIATSINLKLPTSIEKTISDLAVMATPLALMVLGGEIEITKIGDNIKYIISVVLTKLIIIPVIIIIISLIFGFRGSDLGILFIFAASPIAVSSYTMAQQYNCNYELAGQLVFVSTIVSAITIFMFVYVLKMINLI from the coding sequence GTGGAAAATTTAATATTCTCAATTAATGTTGTTTTGCCCTTATTTCTTATTATGTGTTTAGGAACATTTCTACGAAAAATAAATATTTTTAATGATAGCTTTTTAAAAACTGCAAATAAGTTCGCATTTAAAGTATTATTACCAGCATTATTGTTTAATAATATATACAATAGTGAAATTTCAAAGGCTGTAAACTTGAAATTAATTATATTTGCTATTAGCATAGTGATAATAACAATTGGTGCTTTGTTTATTATTATACCTAAATTTGAAAAAGATAAAAGAAATATTGGAGTAATAATTCAAGGCTTATTTAGAAGTAACATAGTTTTATTTGGAATTCCTCTATGTTCAAATATATTCGGTGAATCTAGTGTTGCTGTGACTTCAACATTAATAGGAATAATAATTCCAATTTACAACTTTACAGCAGTGATAGTTCTTGAAATGTATTCTAAGGATAAATTAGACATTAAAAGAATTACAATAAATATTTTAAAAAATCCTTTAATTATAGGTTCAATGCTTGGAATAATTGCAACATCAATAAATTTAAAATTACCTACTTCAATAGAGAAAACAATATCTGATCTGGCTGTTATGGCAACTCCACTTGCTCTTATGGTTTTAGGGGGAGAAATAGAAATTACGAAAATTGGAGATAATATAAAATATATTATTTCAGTTGTTTTAACGAAACTTATAATAATACCTGTAATAATAATTATTATTTCATTAATTTTTGGGTTTAGAGGTTCAGACTTAGGAATATTGTTTATTTTTGCTGCATCACCAATAGCTGTATCAAGTTATACAATGGCACAACAATATAATTGTAATTACGAATTGGCTGGACAATTAGTATTTGTTAGTACAATAGTTAGTGCGATAACTATTTTCATGTTTGTTTATGTATTAAAAATGATTAACTTAATCTAA